In Micromonospora cremea, the genomic window CAGGTCGTCGCCCGCGCAGCCGATCACCAGCGCTGGCGCGGTGACCGCCGACAGGGCGGTGGCGTCGCGCAGCGGCGCCTGCTCCGGCAGGGTGGCCAGACCGTCGGCCAGACCGTCGCGGAGCAGTTGGTCGAGTCGCTGCCGCAGGTACGACCAGCCGGCCGGAGTGTTACGGACCGCCGTCGGCAGCTCCAGCGAGACCACGTCGGCGACCGCCGAGGCGTCGCCGCTCTCGACCGCCTCCAGCAGGTCCGTGAGGCGTTCGCGGGCGACCGGGCCACGCGGCTGGTCGAGCACGGCCGGCAGGAAGAAGACCAGCTTCTCGAAGCGCTCCGGGCTCTCGGCCAGCAGCCGGCTCAGCGCCCCCGCGCCGAGGCTCGCCCCGAACGCCCGGCTGGCCCCGCCGAGATCCGCGATGGCGCGCAGATCCCGGGCCAGGTCCAGGTAGCTCCACGGCCCGGCCGGCGCGTCGGAGCGGCCGTGCCCACGGAACTGGAAGAACAGCTTGCGGCCGGTCACCCCACTGCCGAACGGGCGGGTGGTGGCGATGCCATTGCCGAACCCGTGCGCGAACACGGTGACCGGATCACCGGTGCCGGTGACCAGCCGCTCCAGCCGTACGCCGTGCGGGGTGGCGACCAGCTCGGTCTCCGGCTCCGGCAGGGCCGGCCGACCGGTACGCGGCCCACCCGGGCCGGGCCCCCAGGTGCGGGGCCCGCCGTCCGGCGGGGGTGGCCAGCGGAAGCCTCTCACCAGAACCCTTTGCCGTCACTCAGGTCGCGCAGGCCGACCCGGACGTCGAGCAGGTAGATGAGCGCGGCGGCGATGCCGATCAGTCCGAACAGGCTGATCGGACCGAAGCCGAGCAGGGTCAGCACCAGGCAGACCGCCAGGATGGCGATCCAGCCACCCTTGGGCAGCGTCCCGATGGCGGGGAAGGCGTCGGAGCGCTGCGTGACGGCGTGCACCAGCGCGACACCCTGGATGATCAGCGCGAAGACGAGCAGGATCAGCTCGATCACGTAGCGGACTTCGAACGCGAAGATCGGCGCGGCGTTGGCCATGCCGGCAAGCTTATGTCGACGACCCCGACTACGTCCGACAAGGACGCCGCCGGGGTCGTCGACACCACGAACTACTCGGCGGCCGGACGGGTCCGCTTGGTGGCCCGGGGCAGCTTCGCCGACGGGGTCGCGGCGGGCTTGGCGGCCTTCGGGGCCCGGGCTGCCTTCTTGACGGTGGCCGGCTTGGCCTCGGCGATCTCGGCCACGTCAGCCGGGGTCGGCACCTCGGCCACGGCGGTGGCCTCGACCGGGGTCGCGGCCGGCGTCACGGCCTGGGTCGCCTCGATGTCGGCGTTGACCGTCTCGGCGGCCTCCAGCACGCCGGCGCCGACGACCCGCTCACCGCGGGCGACCAGTGCGCCGTACGCGGCGAACGCCCGCTCCTGTGCGGCCTGTGCGCCAGCGACGACCACGGCGGCGTTGCGGGTCGCGGCGGCGCGCAGCCGGTCCAGGTCGGCGACCTCGCGCAGCTTGGCCAGGTCGGTCGACTCGCGGAGCTTGGCCAGATCCAGTTCGGCCTGGGCCCGGTCGCGCAGGGTGCCGGCGGTCTCGTTGGCGGTACGCAGCGTCTCGGTGGCCTTCTGACGCAGCTCGAAGCCGGTCAGCACGGCCCGGCCGCCCAGGTCGGCGACGACCCGGGTGCCGAGGACGCCGACCACGGTCGGCAGCTTGCGCAGCTGTTCGAGGGCCAACTCCCCGGCGCCGGCGGCGGCGTAGATCGGGGCGGGGATGCGGTTGGTCTTCGGCTCGGTCATGACGTCTCCTCCTCGGCCGCCTCGGCGGCCTTCCGGACCGCCGGACCGGCGGCCTTCTTCTCGGGGGTGCTGGTGCTGGTCGGGGCGGGAGCGGTGCCCGCCTCGGTGACGGCGACCGACTCGAGCACGGCCTCGGTCGGGGTGCCGCCCGCGGTGGTGGGGCCGGTGGCGGCCAGGTTGGCCACGTCGGCCGGCTGATCGGCGACATCGGTCGGGGTGGTCACCTCGGCCGCGCCGCCGGTGGTGTCCGTGCCGGCGCCCTCGGCGGCGGCCCGGGCCTCGGCCAACCGGGTGTTCTCCCGGCGGAACGTCTCGTAGATCTGGCTGAGCGACTGCTTCTGGGCCATCGTCAGGTCGGGGTCCACCGCGATGGCGGCGAGCACGCCGTGGCCCTCCTTGTCGTCGAGCAGCCCGGCGCGCAGGTACATCGCGGGAGTGGAGACCCGCAGCGCGCTGGCCAACTGCTGGAGCACCTCGGCGCTGGGCTTGCGCAGGCCGCGCTCGATCTGGCTGAGGTACGGGTTGCTGACCCCCGCCTGCTCGGCGAGCTGCCGCAGCGAGATCTTGGCGTTGCGCCGCAGGTCGCGGATGAACCCGCCGACGTCGGGAAGGTCCTTCGGTGTGGCCATGACAGCGACGCTAACCGCCGTTGCTAGCTCTTGCAAGCAAAACGCTAGCCAGAGTTAGCAAGGTCTCAGCATCCTGCTTGCGTGCGGCTCGTGCGATTCCGTACCGTCCGTCCGTGCACAAGATCACAGTCAATGGAGCAGTCATCGCGTACGACGAGGCCGGCACGGGTTCGCCCGTCGTGCTGCTGCACGCCGGCATCGCCGACCGGCGGATGTGGCGGGGCCAACTGTCCGCGCTCGCCGCCCGACACCGGGTGATCGTCCCGGACCTGCGCGGCTACGGCGAATCCGAGCTGCCTCCGACGCCGTTCGCCCACCACGACGACGTGGCCGGCCTGCTGGACGCACTCGACCTGCCCCGAGCCGCCCTGGTGGGTTGCTCCTTTGGCGGGTCGGTCGCCATCGACACCGCGCTGGCCCACCCGGACCGGGTGAGCGCGCTCGCGCTGTTCGACACGGCTGTCTCCGGGAACCAGTGGTCCGAGGAGGCCAACGACCTCTGGGACGACCTGGTCGGCGAGGTCGACCCCGACGACTTCGTCGCCGGGGCGGCCGGCGAGGTGCGGTTCTGGGTGGTCGGCCCGGGTCGCCAGCCGGCCGACGTCGACCCCGGGCTGATCGCGTTCGCGCAGGAGATGGACCAGCGTGCGCTCGCCGCCGAGCAGGCGCTCGGCGCGGTGGAGGTGGGCGAGCTGACGCCGCCGGCCATCGGCCGCCTCGGCGAGCTGCGGGTGCCCGTCCTGGTCACCGCGGGCGCCGCCGACGTGCCGGACATCAGCCGCCTCGCCGACCGGATCGCCGCCGAGGTGCCCGGCGCGGTACGCCTGCCCGACGTGCCGGACGCCGCGCACCTGCTGCCGCTGGAGCGCCCCGAGCCGGTCAACGCGGCAGTGCTCGACTTCCTGAGCTGACCCACCCGGCTCCTCCCGCCGGCCCGGCGACAGACCGGGCCGGCGGGCCGACGGTCACCAGAGCGGGCGGACCGCGCCGACCGGCACGCCGCCACCGAAGAGCGGCACCTCGGCGTACTCGGTCTGCACCGGGGCGTCCACGCCGAGCCGGCGCAGCGCGGAGACCAGCACCGGCATCCTGGCCCGGTCGGCCCCATCGTCGATCTTCAGCGCGACGGCGCCGACGCCCGGCAGCCCCACCGCGATCACACCCTCGGCACCGACCTTGGCCAGCAGGCCCGGTACGCCGCGCATCAGCCGGGTGTCGTCGGCCCGGGTGCCGCCGACGATCTCCGGGTGGGCGCGCATGGCATCGGCCACCGCGCGCGGCACCGAGCCGGGCTCGGCGTCGACGAGCCGGAGGTACGCCCCGGCCAGGCCGGTCAGCGACACCGCGAGGACCGGAGCTCCACAGCCGTCCACTCCCACCGCCGCCGCCTGCTCATCGGTGAACTCCTCGATGGCCGCCCGCAGCCGCTGCTGCAACGGGTGCTCCGGCCGCCAGTAGCCGTCCAGCGGCCACCCGGCAGCCTGGCAGGTCAGCAGCATGCCGCTGTGCTTGCCGGAGCAGTTCATCTGCACCCGGGTCGGGCCGCCCCCGGCGCGCAGCACGGCCTCGCGGGCGGCCGCGCCCACCGGCAGGTCGGGCGGGCAGTGCAGGGCCGACGCGTCCAGCCCGGCCCGGTCCAGCAACGCGCCGACCCGAGCGAGGTGGAACTCCTCCCCCGCGTGGCTGGCCGACACCAGCGCCAGGTCGGCCGGGTCGGTCAGCGGCAGGCCGGCGCGGAGCATCCCGATCGCCTGCAGCGGTTTGCTGGCCGAGCGGGGAAAGATCGGTGCGGTCACGTCCCCGGCGGCGGCCACCGGCACGCCGACGGCGTCCAGCACCACCACCGAGCCGCGATGCATGCCCTCGACGAACCCGGACCGGACCACCTCGGCGAGCGGCGCGCCGCCCTCGTACGTCTTTCCCACGTGCTGGACGGTACCGACGGACCGAGGGTGCCCGTCGGCGGGGTGACCTGCTGGTCCACCGCCCGGGTGACAGGGGCGCCGGACAGGCTCGGGCTTACAGCCCCAGCAGCTCGCGGGCCTCGACGGTGGTCAGCGGGGGACGCTGCGCGAGCTGGGCGAAGCCGACCGCGCGGGCGACCAGTTGCATGTTGGACTCCACCGGGCGGCCCTTGGCGTACGTCACGGTGTCCTCCATGCCGACCCGCAGGTGCCCGCCGGTCGACAGCGAGGCCAGCATGACCGGGATGGTGCTGCGGCCGATGCCGGTGGCCGAGAAGGTGGTGCCCTCGGGCAGGTCCCGCAGCATCCGGTGCGCCGCCACCAACGTCTCGGTGGTGCCCGGCATGCCGCCCGGCACACCCATCACGAAGTCGACGTGCACGTGCCCACCGGCCGGTGGTCCGTACTTGCCGAGCAGCCGCTGCAACGCGGACAGGTGGCCGAGGTCGAAGATCTCGTACTCCGGCACGATCCCGCGTTCCTGCATCCGGGTGTGCAGGTCGACGATGAACTCCCAGCGGTTGAGGAAGACGTCGTCGCCGAAGTTGACCGTGCCCATGGTGCACGAGGCCATGTCCGGCCCGGCGTCGAGCACGGCGAGCCGGGAGGCTTCCGGATCGGTCACCGCGCCGCCGGAGGAGAGCTGCACGATCAGGTCGGTGCTCTCCCGCAGCGCCGCGACCGTCTCCCGCAGGCGCACCGGGTCGAGGGTCGGCCGCGCCGCGTCGTCCCGGATGTGGACGTGGATCACGGCGGCGCCGAGCGCCTCGCACTCCTTGGCGGTGCGCACCAGCTCGTCGAGGGTCACCGGCAGCGCCGGCACCTCGGCCTTGGCAGACTCCGCGCCCGTCGGGGCCACCGTGATCAACGTCCCTGTCGTCATGCCGGCGATCCTAGACGGCCCGGTCAGGACGGGTCGATCGCTGCGGCGGTCTCGTTGATCAGCAGCGTGGCGTCCTCCGGGACGTTCCGCTTCAGCACCGCGAGCGCGATCTGGCCCAGCTCGTGGTGCAGCACGGCGGTGCCGACGAAGCCCACGGTCCGGCCGTCGAGAGTCACCGGCGTGCCGGCGGTCGGCGGCTGGTCGGTGGTCACCCCGTCCAGGTGCAGCAGCACCAGGCGGCGCGGCGGCCGGCCCATGTTGTGCACCCGGGCCACCGTCTCCTGCCCCCGGTAGCAGCCCTTGTCCAGGTGCACCGCCGGGCCGATCAGGTCCACCTCCGCCGGAATGGTCCGGTGGTCGGTGTCCACCCCGACACGGGGTCGCCGGGCGGCCACCCGGATCGCCTCGTACGCCCAGAGTCCAGCGACCGGCACGCCCGCGCCGCGCAGCTCCGCCACCACCTGGTCCATCGCCGACCGCGGGACCAGCAGATCCACCCCGAGCGGGCCGCGCCGGGCCCAGCCACCGACCGGCAGCGGTCGTACGTCGTAGCGCACGGTCGCCCGGGGCGGCACGGCGCCGGCGGCGAACTTCGGGCCGGGCACCGCGACCAGGTCCGGTGCGGCCAGCCCGGTCACGCCGAGCGTGCCCAGCACGTCCGGCGCCGCCGGCCCGACCAGCGACAGCAGAGCCCGTTCAGCGGTGGCGTCGCGCGGTTCGACCTTGCTGAAGAACCGCATCTTCTCCAGGTACGCCAGCAAGCCCGCGGTCGCGCCCGGCTCGGTGTCCAGCCAGGTGGTCTCGCCGTCCTCGGCGACCAGGGCGTGCTGCTCGACGTGCCCGTGCGGGCTGAGCACCAGCAGCTCGGTGCCCTCGCCGGCGACCAGCGTCGCCAGGTGCTGCGAGGTGATCGTGTGCAGCCAGCCAGCGCGTTCCTCCCCGGGCACCGCGATGACCCCCCGGTGCGACCGGTCGACCAGGCCGACCTCGGTGTCCAGGATGCGCTGCTCGCGCAGCGGGTCGCCGTAGTGCGCGGCCACCCCCCGCACGCCTGCCGCGACGTGCGCCGGCTCCGGCTGGTCGCGACTGGCCTCGTCGATGCTCTCGACGGCCACCGCTCCCGCGATGTCGATCATTTCTGGTCCCCGTTCTCGCAGCGTTCGCAGACGCCGAAGAGCGACACGTGCCCGATGTCCACCCGGAACCCCCGTTGCGCGGCCAACTGGTCGGCGAGCGGGCGCAGCAGCTCCGGATCGATCTCGTCGATCGCGCCGCACTCCCGGCAGACCAGGTGGACGTGTTGGTGCTCACCGGCCGCGTGATAGGTCGGCGAGCCGTGCGAGAGATGGGTGTGGGTCACCAGGCCGAGCCGTTCCAGCAGCTCCAGCGTGCGATAGATGGTGGTGATGTTGACGCCGGCGGCGACCTCCCGGACAGCGGTGTGCACCTGCTCCGGGCTGGCGTGGCCCAGATCGAGCACCGCCTGGAGGACGAGCTGCCGCTGGGCCGTCAGCCGCAGCCCACGGGCCCGGAGCATTTCCGCGAGGGAGGATTCGGACACCATCCGATCATAGTTCGGCAACCAGGCCGACCTCCCTACGCCGACGGACCGCCGCTACGCTCGACGGTCATGGTGATGTCGTCCGTCGGAAAGGTCGCGGCCGATACGACCGCGCGGATCGCCATGCTCGGGCGTGGCCCGGTCCCGGCCGGCGAGCCCGTGCTCCGCGGCGACGACCTCGGCGTGCTCCGCGGCGACGGCCTCTTCGAGACCATGCATCTGCGCCAGGGCCGGCCGTGGCTACGCGACGAGCACCTGACCCGGCTGGCCGTGGCGGCTGCCGCCGTCGACCTGCCACTGCCACCCACCGCCGTGCTGATCGAACTGCTCGACACGGTGCGCGCCGGGTGGCCGGCGCAGGTGGAAGGGGCTCTGCGGCTGGTCTGCACCCGGGGCCCGGAGGCCGGCGGCCCACCGACCGTCTACGCCACCCTGACCGAAGTGCCGGCGCCGTCCCGCGCGGCCCGCCGGGACGGGATCAGTGTGGCGACCCTGCCGCTGGGGGTGCCGGCCGACGCGCGTACCGGGCTGGACTGGCTGCCGGCCGGGATCAAGTCCACCTCGTACGCGGTCAACAGCGCCGCCCGCCGCTGGGCCCGGAAAGCCGGGGTGGACGACGTGCTCTGGATCTCTTCCGACGGGTACGCGCTGGAGGGCCCCACGGCGAACGTGGTGTGGCTCACCGGCGGCACGCTCTGCACCGTGCCCGCCACCACCACCGGCATCCTGCCCGGCACGACGGTCGCCTGGCTGCTCGGCCACGCGGGCGAGCTGGGCCTGACCGCCGCCGAGCGGATGGGCACACCGGCCGAGCTGCACGGGGCGGACGGCATCTGGTTCAGCTCGTCGGTGCGCGGGATCACCGAGGTCCACACCCTGGACGGGGTGCGCCGGGACCGGTCCCCGCGCACCGCCGCCCTGCACGCCCTGCTGGGCTTCTCCGTTGCCTGAGGGTCAGCCGCCGACCCGAACGAGCCGGGCGGAGAGGTGGGCGCTGAGCGGGTGCCCCATCGCGGCCATCTCCTGGGCGTAGAGCAGCGCGCCCTCGACGATGCCGAAGAGCCGGTGCCCGCCGGTGACCTCCTTGGCGGTCGCCGTCCGGACCACCGCGTCGGTGGCGAACTCGACCTGGGTGCCGGTGCGCTTGCCGAGGTGCAGCTCCATCACCCCGGACGGGGTGCTCAGAAGTGCCTCCAGCTCGTCGGTGGCCCGGCCGTCCACCAGCACCGGCCGCCACCAGCCGACCTCGCGCCCGGCCGGACGGACCGGCTGGCTCTGCTCGTCGAGGATCCAGGCCCGCGACTCGTAGTGCAGGAACGGCCGGCCGTCGTGGCTGATCCGGATCTCCTGCGCGTAGTCGAAGTCCTCGATGGTCGGGAAACCACCCTTGCCCCGGCCGCGCCACAGCCCGATGTAGGGCAGCAGGCCGTCCAGCGCGGGGTGCAGCTTCGGCCCGACCCGCAGGTCGTGGCTCTCCTCGAACGGGTACGGGTCGACCGGCGGCGCGTTCAGCCACGGGGGCTGCAGCGGGTTCTCGTCGCTCACCAGTGTCACCAACGTCCTCTCGATATGCGTACGGCGAGGTAGACCAGGCCACCGGCGAGCCCGCCCAGGCCGGCGACCAGCAGGCTGACGAACCCGATCTCGGTAACCATCCCGACCATCCTATGCTGGGCCCCATGGCCCGCACTCTCGTCGTCAAGGCCACCGCCGGGGCGGACGCCCCGGAGCGGTGCGCACAGGCGTTCACCGTCGCCGCGACCGCGGTCGCGGCCGGGGTGGACGTGTCGCTCTGGCTGACCGGCGAGTCGACCTGGTTCGCGCTGCCCGGCCGCGCCCAGGAGTTCGAGCTGCCGCATTCGGCGCCGCTGGCCGAGCTGCTGCACGTCATCCTGACCAGTGGCAGGGTGACCGCCTGCACCCAGTGCGCGGCCCGGCGTGAGATCGGGCCGGACGACGTGCTGCCCGGCGTCCGGATCGCCGGCGCCGCGGTCTTCGTGGAGGAGTCCCTGGCCGAGGGAGCGCAGGCGCTGGTCTACTGACCGGCGGCGGCCCGGCGGGCGGTCGGGGCGGAGTGCCGATACCGACCCCACATCCCGGACGGCTGCCTACGATTCGGTTGTGACCGAGGTGACGGAGAGGTTCTTCGAATCACTGCCGGCGCGCGCCCCGGAGGTCCTCGGTGGCCTGGTGGACGGCACCCTCCAGATCGACCTCGGCACGGACAACATGACCGAGCACTGGCTGGTCCGGATGCGGCCGGGGTCGGTCCACGTCAGCCGTCAGCGCGGGCCGGCCGACGCCATCTGGTACAGCAGCACGGCCCTGTTCGACCGGCTGGTGACCGGCGAGGCCCAGGGGGTCGCGGCGGTACTGCGCAACGAGAGCACGTTCAGCGGGAACGTGGTGCTCTTCCTGGCCTTCCGGCGGTTCTTCCCGGACCCACCGGGCACCCGCGACCCCCGCGAGGTGGCCCGGAAGCAGGCCGGGCGGCAGGCGTGAAGGATCTGGTCAGCATCCTGGACGGCAACACCTTCCTGGTCAGCGACCGGACGGGAGACATCGAGCCGTCCTATGACTTCCCGACCGGGCTGTTCTCCTTCGACACCCGCTTCCTGTCCAAATGGATGCTGACCATGAACGGTCAGCGGCTGCACGCCCTATCGGTGGACGACAACGAGTCGTACCGGACCCGGTTCTTCCTGGCCCCCGGTGAACCGACGCACTACCTGGACGCCAAGGCGTCGGTGATTCGCAACCGGGCGATCGTGGGCAGCTTCGAGGAGGAGCTGACCGTGCTGAACCACGCCGGCGAGGAGGTCGAGTTCACCGTCCGGATCGAGATGGCGGCCGACTTCGCCGACCTGTTCGAGATCAAGAACGCCCGGCAGAAGGTGGGGCGGACGACGGTCTCGATGACCGACAGCGAGCTGCGGCTGACGTACCGCCGGGAGGCGTTCCACCGCGAGACGGTGATCAGCTCGAGCACGCCGGCAACGGTCGACCCCGCCGGAATGACCTTCCAGATCCGGGTGCCGCGGAACAGCGAATGGACCACCACCCTGCACGTGTCCACCATCGTCTACGGGGCTCGGGGGGAGGACATCCGGGCCACCCTGCCGTACGGCGGCAGCCGTAGCGCGGACGCCATCCGCGCGGAGCAGCAGGAGCTGATCGACCGGGCGCCGAAGCTCGGCTGCGACTGCGAGCCGTTGGCCGGGGCGTACCGGCGCAGCCTCAACGACCTGGCCGCGCTGCGCTACGAGTCGATCGCCCTGGGCGTGCGGCTGCTCGCCGCCGGGCTGCCATGGTTCATGACCCTCTTCGGCCGGGACAGCATCATCACCTCGTTGCAGGTGCTGCCGTTCCTGCCGGAGCTGATCCCGCCGACCATCGTGATGCTGGCGGGGTTGCAGGGGCACCGGGTGGACGACTTCCGCGACGAGGAGCCGGGCAAGATCCTGCACGAGCTGCGGTACGGGGAGACGGCCGGTTTCGAGGAGCAGCCACACTCGCCGTACTACGGGTCGGCCGATTCGACGCCGCTGTTCATCATCCTGCTCGACGAGTACGAGCGCTGGACCGGCGACGTCCAGCTGATCAAGCGGCTGGAGCCGCACGTGCGCGCGGCGCTGGAGTGGATGGACACCTACGGCGACCTGCTCGGCACCGGCTACCTCTGCTATCAGACCCGTAATCCGGAGACCGGCCTGGGAAACCAGTGCTGGAAGGATTCCTGGGACTCCATCTCGTACGCCGACGGTCGGATACCCGGCTTTCCCCGAGCCACCTGCGAGTTGCAGGGCTACGCGTACGACGCGAAGATCCGGGCCGCCCGGCTGGCTCGGACGTTCTGGGGAGACCCGGCGTACGCGGACCGGCTGGAGCGGGAGGCGGCCAGCCTCAAGCAGCGGTTCAACCACGACTTCTGGATCGCCGACCGCGAGTACTACGCGCTCGCCCTGGACGCCGACGGCCGGAAGGTCGACGCGCTGTCGTCGAACATCGGGCACCTGCTCTGGAGCGGCATCGTCGACGAGTCCCGGGCCGGCAAGGTGGTCGGGCACCTGCTCGGGCCGCGACTGTTCTCCGGCTGGGGTGTGCGAACCCTCGCCGAGGACCAGAGCCGGTACAACCCGATCGGCTACCACGTGGGCACGGTCTGGCCGTTCGACAACTCGATCATCGCCTGGGGGCTGTGGCGGTACGGCTTCCGGGACGAGGCCGGGCAGATCTGCGACGCGATGCTGGCCGCTTCCCGCTACTTCCAGGGGCGGCTGCCGGAGGCGTTCGCCGGCTATGCCCGTGACCTCACCGACTACCCGGTGGAGTACCCGACAGCGTGCAGCCCGCAGGCCTGGTCGACCGGCACCCCGCTGCTGCTGCTGCGGGTGATGCTGGGGCTGGAGCCACAGGGCGAGCACCTGATCATCGATCCGGCCGTGCCACCGGGGATGGGGCGGATCGAGCTGCTGGACATTCCCGGCCGGTGGGGTCGGGTCGACGCGCTGGGCCGCAGTCGCGACCCGGACGAGCCGCTGGGCGGCTGACCCGGCGGAAGACCGGGCTCAGCCCGGGCAGCCGACGGTGGCGGCGAGCCGGGCGGCGTCCGGGGTGAGTTCGGCCAGCACCGTGACCGGGCCGGCGCGGTACGCGTACACCGGGGGGCTGTCCAGCAGCGGCGCGCCGCCGGCCAGCGGGGTGAGCCCGCCCGCCGAACCGGCCGTGCCGGAACCGGCGGCGGACCGCGCGGTACGGGCCAGCACGCCGCCCGGGCAGGGCGCGGTGACCAGCTCCGGCGCGGCGTCGGTCGGCCGGCCGAGCGCTCGCAGCGCGGCCGTCAGGGCGGCGGTCTCCGGGCCGGCAGGGGTGGCCGGCGACGGGGCGTAGCCGGAGCCGACCGGCCGGCAGCCGGTGTCGACGGTCAAGCGGATCCGGCCGTCCCCGGTTGGCCGGCCCTCGACGGCGACGAACTCCCCGGCGTCGGCGCGCAGCTCCGGGCCGTACAGCCCGGCCCCGACCCCGGCCCGCCAGCTCGCGGGGAGTCGATCGGCGATCCCGGACAGCACGGCGCGCTCGGTGCCGACGGCCGCGAGCACGCCGACCTCACGCCGCAGCGTGGCGCCGTCGGCGAACGGGGTGACCCGGCAGCCCGACTCGACCCGCGCCGCCCCCAGCTCCAGCAGCCCGGCCGCCCCGGACGCCCGGGCCAGCTCCCCGACCGCCCGGTCGACCACCGGACCGGCCTGGTCGAGGGAGCGCTGCTCCCGCACGGTCGGTGGGTCGTCGCGGACCGACGTCCAGGTGAGCGCGGTCAGCAGTACGGCCCAGACCGCGGTCGCGACCAGCAGCCACCGCCGCCGCCGGGCAGGTGCCGGGGCGGCGGGACCGGTCGACGGGGCCCACCCCGTCCGGACAGCTCCGCTCACCCGGCCATGGTGTCACGGGCGGCGCGGCGGCGATCGGCGGCGTCGGGCACGCCCACGGTCAGGTGGGCCGGGGCGGCGGATCGACGCGGTAGCCGACCCCCCGCACGGTGTGCACCTGCGGCCCGCCCGGCAGGCTGCGCAGCTTGCGCCGGAGTCGCTTGACCGCGGAGTGCAGGAACGCGGTGTCGCCCAGGTACGCGCCGCTCCAGACCTCGGCGAAGAGCTGTTCGTAGCTCCACACCACCAGCGGCGGGCCGATCAGCCGGGCGAGCAACTCCCGCTCGGTGCGGGTGAGCGGGAGCGGCTCGCCGCGCCAGGTGACCAGGTGCCCGGCGGGGTCGACCACCAGCTCACCCCAGCTGACCGGCCCCTGCTGGGCCGTGGGTGGGGTGACCGGCGCGACGGTCAGGGCCGCATCCCGCGGCGGCGACGGGAACAACATCGCGCGCAGCTCGGTCAGGTCGGCGCAGCTCACCACCGGGCCGACCCCGTCGAGCTGGCGCACCACCTGCTCGCGCACCGAGACGTCCGCGCTCACGCAGACGACGATCGGGACCTCTTCACCGGACACGCCGCCTCCACCCGCACCAACCGTATTGAGCGTGACTTCCACCCGAAGATAGTGACGCATGCCGATGGATTCCGGGGGTCGGCCCGATTCGCCCCTGCCGCCGACCGGAGCAGGACGCGGGCCCACTGGACCTTCGGGAGCGGCT contains:
- a CDS encoding DsrE family protein, with protein sequence MLGPMARTLVVKATAGADAPERCAQAFTVAATAVAAGVDVSLWLTGESTWFALPGRAQEFELPHSAPLAELLHVILTSGRVTACTQCAARREIGPDDVLPGVRIAGAAVFVEESLAEGAQALVY
- a CDS encoding SCP2 sterol-binding domain-containing protein, with protein sequence MTEVTERFFESLPARAPEVLGGLVDGTLQIDLGTDNMTEHWLVRMRPGSVHVSRQRGPADAIWYSSTALFDRLVTGEAQGVAAVLRNESTFSGNVVLFLAFRRFFPDPPGTRDPREVARKQAGRQA
- a CDS encoding winged helix-turn-helix domain-containing protein, encoding MSGEEVPIVVCVSADVSVREQVVRQLDGVGPVVSCADLTELRAMLFPSPPRDAALTVAPVTPPTAQQGPVSWGELVVDPAGHLVTWRGEPLPLTRTERELLARLIGPPLVVWSYEQLFAEVWSGAYLGDTAFLHSAVKRLRRKLRSLPGGPQVHTVRGVGYRVDPPPRPT
- a CDS encoding glycogen debranching N-terminal domain-containing protein, whose amino-acid sequence is MKDLVSILDGNTFLVSDRTGDIEPSYDFPTGLFSFDTRFLSKWMLTMNGQRLHALSVDDNESYRTRFFLAPGEPTHYLDAKASVIRNRAIVGSFEEELTVLNHAGEEVEFTVRIEMAADFADLFEIKNARQKVGRTTVSMTDSELRLTYRREAFHRETVISSSTPATVDPAGMTFQIRVPRNSEWTTTLHVSTIVYGARGEDIRATLPYGGSRSADAIRAEQQELIDRAPKLGCDCEPLAGAYRRSLNDLAALRYESIALGVRLLAAGLPWFMTLFGRDSIITSLQVLPFLPELIPPTIVMLAGLQGHRVDDFRDEEPGKILHELRYGETAGFEEQPHSPYYGSADSTPLFIILLDEYERWTGDVQLIKRLEPHVRAALEWMDTYGDLLGTGYLCYQTRNPETGLGNQCWKDSWDSISYADGRIPGFPRATCELQGYAYDAKIRAARLARTFWGDPAYADRLEREAASLKQRFNHDFWIADREYYALALDADGRKVDALSSNIGHLLWSGIVDESRAGKVVGHLLGPRLFSGWGVRTLAEDQSRYNPIGYHVGTVWPFDNSIIAWGLWRYGFRDEAGQICDAMLAASRYFQGRLPEAFAGYARDLTDYPVEYPTACSPQAWSTGTPLLLLRVMLGLEPQGEHLIIDPAVPPGMGRIELLDIPGRWGRVDALGRSRDPDEPLGG
- the mtfM gene encoding small membrane protein MtfM; this encodes MVTEIGFVSLLVAGLGGLAGGLVYLAVRISRGRW